From Rudanella lutea DSM 19387, a single genomic window includes:
- a CDS encoding beta strand repeat-containing protein — MNYISFIRNNYKRASLRERVGATLFFSLLYQVFLRGMVVWNSRRRDSDSLMPSGLKTVWLSLLAVTLVFPAIAQIASAPANTRSPWVNGTYTNLTTLTDDNSSLIPLRSVSITGAANLVDANTGNFATVSITGIGGRATISVRDTDAGDTYPVGTFAGFRIGTEGLLSATLASTVTIRLLNNGSVVQQQDVVSGLIGINTSLLGADGTATLGFISTAAFDEIQIEYNALVGLLFTAQVYHAVIQRFAAGPALDCNVQTPVSNPAYPVAVNSDRTGISGVCVGCSVENADNAINSSTSDFAQIILTAGVAATGSISVQDQITDYPAGTFAGFNIANPSLIGVNLLSGLQIQTYLNGTLRETSSSGTLLSVNSVLTGSGAQTVGFVTTQSFDEVRLVVSNLLGLLSTTNVYNVVLQRFCAGPALSCSTNSNLVTPAFPAIIDGTLTGINGVACALCSVSNTQNVIDNDPNTAASIVLAVGVGATGSIAVKDQLTTYPAGTFAGFDIQNASLIGVNLLGGVTVTTYLNGVQQESSGGNLISLELLSASRQIVGFKTTLPFNTVQIRVGNLVSVDVGTTQVYGAVLRAASAAGVVAPTLSSTAVITNSCPTTTIDLTARTVTNQPANTTITYHTSATATTANRVSTPTSVAAGTYFVAFYDAANDCYSPTSPVTATTVACPPSVAILSPATNTTVATTATVSGTATPNAQVVLTSSTGTTLCTTTATAGGSWSCAVTLAPGSQTLTAVANNAAGTSAPATTQVTAIAAATVVINSPANGSTVANLNPPISGTATPGSSVTVQGPNGQTCITVANGSGSWTCTSLTFVNGQPASVTAVACTAGGCSSAVSSFTVAVPPTVVILSPANNTTATTTPAISGTATPGALVTITGGPGSTGGPVTVTADPVTGAYSTSAITFPAGPQTVTAIATNAGGTSTPATVSFTAVAPVGPSAGTIDCSKTQIIPAPVAGVPGQAVLVVTVNVTVAGTFSPVTVSGSGISLANGVTSVSTPTTGIQSFFIPIRYDGSALGTLSFTVGNTGSCTADLTKAPKKAITDVWTLDCIPTVGPSLK, encoded by the coding sequence ATGAACTACATCTCCTTCATTCGGAATAACTACAAGCGCGCTTCTCTTAGGGAAAGAGTAGGGGCGACTTTATTTTTCTCGCTCCTGTATCAAGTATTTCTACGGGGGATGGTGGTATGGAACTCTCGCCGGAGAGATTCTGATAGTCTGATGCCGTCGGGTCTCAAAACCGTCTGGCTTAGCTTACTTGCCGTAACCCTGGTGTTTCCTGCCATTGCGCAGATTGCGTCGGCACCAGCCAACACACGCTCGCCCTGGGTGAATGGTACGTACACGAACCTGACCACCCTGACGGACGATAACAGTAGCTTAATTCCACTCAGGTCTGTAAGCATTACCGGGGCGGCAAACCTGGTTGATGCCAATACCGGAAATTTTGCAACCGTCTCAATCACAGGAATTGGTGGCCGAGCTACCATTAGTGTTAGAGACACAGATGCCGGTGATACGTATCCGGTTGGTACGTTTGCCGGTTTCAGAATTGGTACAGAAGGATTACTGAGCGCTACCCTGGCTTCAACCGTAACAATTCGGTTGTTGAACAATGGGTCGGTGGTGCAGCAACAGGATGTGGTGTCGGGCCTGATTGGCATTAACACCAGTTTGCTTGGGGCCGATGGCACGGCAACGCTCGGGTTTATTTCGACGGCGGCCTTCGATGAAATTCAGATTGAATACAATGCGCTGGTGGGACTCTTATTCACGGCCCAGGTTTACCATGCCGTTATTCAGCGGTTCGCGGCAGGGCCTGCGCTTGACTGTAACGTGCAGACACCGGTGAGCAACCCGGCTTATCCAGTTGCGGTGAATAGCGACAGAACAGGAATCTCCGGCGTGTGTGTGGGATGTTCCGTTGAAAATGCTGACAATGCCATCAATAGCAGCACGAGCGATTTTGCCCAGATTATTCTGACGGCCGGGGTTGCCGCTACGGGAAGTATTAGTGTTCAGGATCAAATCACCGACTACCCGGCGGGTACGTTTGCGGGTTTCAACATCGCTAACCCTTCGTTAATCGGGGTAAACCTGCTTTCCGGGCTGCAAATTCAAACCTACCTGAATGGTACGCTTCGGGAAACCTCGTCGTCGGGTACTCTTCTGTCTGTTAACTCGGTGCTGACCGGCAGCGGAGCGCAAACGGTCGGTTTCGTAACCACCCAAAGCTTTGATGAAGTTCGATTGGTGGTAAGCAACCTATTAGGGTTGCTGAGTACAACCAATGTGTATAACGTAGTGCTGCAACGGTTCTGCGCCGGGCCTGCCCTGAGTTGTAGCACCAACTCAAATCTGGTAACTCCTGCCTTCCCGGCTATTATCGACGGTACCCTGACCGGTATCAATGGGGTGGCCTGCGCACTTTGTTCGGTGAGCAACACACAGAATGTAATTGACAATGACCCCAACACGGCCGCTTCGATCGTACTGGCGGTTGGGGTAGGTGCTACGGGCTCGATTGCGGTGAAAGACCAGCTGACTACCTATCCGGCGGGTACCTTTGCCGGCTTCGATATCCAGAACGCGTCATTGATCGGTGTAAACCTACTGGGTGGTGTTACGGTTACGACCTACCTCAACGGGGTGCAGCAGGAGTCGAGCGGAGGCAACCTGATTTCATTGGAGCTCCTGAGCGCGAGCCGGCAGATAGTCGGTTTCAAAACCACGTTACCATTCAATACCGTACAGATTCGGGTGGGTAACTTAGTATCGGTAGATGTAGGAACAACGCAGGTGTATGGGGCCGTGTTGCGGGCTGCTTCAGCGGCTGGAGTAGTAGCGCCAACCCTATCATCTACGGCAGTTATAACCAATAGCTGCCCCACCACAACGATTGATCTGACCGCTCGGACGGTGACGAACCAGCCTGCCAACACGACGATTACGTACCACACAAGCGCAACCGCGACAACGGCGAACCGCGTAAGCACACCGACTTCGGTTGCGGCCGGTACGTACTTCGTAGCGTTTTACGATGCGGCCAACGATTGCTACAGCCCCACTTCGCCCGTGACGGCTACGACCGTGGCCTGCCCGCCTTCGGTAGCCATTCTGAGCCCGGCTACGAACACGACCGTAGCCACAACAGCGACGGTGAGTGGTACGGCCACACCGAATGCCCAGGTGGTACTGACCTCGTCGACGGGAACAACGCTTTGCACGACAACCGCTACGGCTGGTGGCTCATGGAGCTGTGCCGTGACACTCGCTCCGGGTTCGCAGACCTTGACCGCTGTAGCCAATAATGCAGCCGGTACCTCGGCTCCGGCTACCACTCAGGTCACGGCAATTGCTGCGGCTACGGTGGTGATCAACAGCCCCGCCAACGGATCGACGGTTGCCAATCTCAACCCGCCCATTTCGGGCACGGCCACACCGGGTAGCAGCGTAACGGTACAAGGACCCAACGGCCAAACGTGCATTACGGTGGCCAATGGCTCGGGTAGCTGGACCTGTACGAGCCTGACCTTTGTGAACGGACAGCCCGCCAGCGTAACGGCAGTAGCCTGCACGGCGGGTGGTTGCAGCAGCGCGGTGAGTAGCTTCACGGTGGCCGTTCCGCCAACGGTAGTCATCCTGAGCCCGGCCAACAACACGACCGCCACCACAACACCAGCCATTAGCGGTACGGCCACACCGGGCGCTCTGGTAACGATCACGGGCGGCCCCGGTTCAACGGGGGGTCCGGTTACGGTTACGGCTGATCCGGTCACGGGTGCTTATTCAACGTCGGCAATTACATTCCCCGCGGGTCCGCAAACGGTAACGGCCATCGCGACAAACGCAGGCGGTACCTCAACCCCCGCAACGGTTAGCTTCACGGCTGTAGCACCAGTAGGGCCATCGGCTGGTACAATCGACTGTTCGAAAACACAGATTATTCCGGCACCCGTAGCGGGCGTTCCCGGACAGGCGGTGCTGGTGGTTACGGTCAACGTAACGGTGGCCGGTACGTTTAGCCCCGTCACGGTTTCGGGCTCGGGTATCAGCCTCGCCAACGGCGTTACGTCGGTAAGCACACCGACAACCGGTATCCAGAGTTTCTTTATCCCGATTCGCTACGATGGGTCTGCGTTGGGCACTCTCAGCTTCACGGTAGGCAATACCGGTAGCTGTACGGCCGACCTGACTAAAGCACCCAAGAAAGCTATTACCGATGTGTGGACGCTGGATTGTATTCCAACGGTGGGCCCAAGCCTGAAATAG
- a CDS encoding TolC family protein, with translation MKNCLSFVLIALLTGETLAQTTPAGGAVTLTPASNGTVQPSPVPATNPAALPSGSVTGTPTPDYTTTGFARFSDSTLDGLIQAGLTNSPNLRAALSRLEEARVRVRIAQSFLLPSVRSSALITTQSLSEHRPVAIPLAADRLPRFQLNTFQLLPVDASYELDLFKRIRAGVVVADLQAQATDADYRAFRLTLAAEIARTYFLIRGNDAEQAVFRRNIQARDSTVAIARERFRVGLADILDAQRAETDVAQLRVQLVSLQRARTELVNGLAQLVAQEPATFTLNSGDLPAAVPALPGAVSTADLARRRPDLQQFERQIQIAGAQLTLQQAATRPRVTVVGSGGLLSGQLPYWPAPSSATYLLGVNASVPLYEGRRNRELINLSRQQTQTSQQTYQQAIQVAGREVETAVDNLTLIREQLTAQTQVLTLARTTERYNRERYVRGLTTYLEVLDAQRTILTAEQTLVQLRAQEVQYAVALLRAVGGDF, from the coding sequence ATGAAAAACTGCCTCAGTTTTGTTCTGATTGCCTTACTCACGGGTGAAACCCTGGCGCAAACCACCCCGGCGGGCGGAGCCGTAACCCTCACACCCGCGTCGAACGGTACCGTGCAGCCCAGCCCGGTACCGGCTACCAATCCGGCCGCCCTGCCGTCGGGCTCGGTAACCGGTACCCCTACGCCCGATTATACCACCACGGGCTTTGCCCGTTTTAGTGACTCTACGCTCGACGGCCTCATTCAGGCTGGCCTTACCAATAGCCCCAATCTGCGGGCGGCCCTGAGCCGGTTAGAAGAAGCTCGTGTACGGGTACGCATTGCCCAGTCGTTTCTGTTACCATCCGTACGGAGCAGTGCGCTCATCACCACGCAAAGCCTGTCGGAGCACCGACCCGTGGCCATTCCGTTGGCTGCCGACCGCCTGCCCCGGTTTCAGCTCAATACGTTTCAGCTCCTGCCCGTCGACGCCAGTTACGAACTGGATCTGTTCAAGCGGATTCGGGCGGGCGTGGTCGTCGCCGATTTACAGGCGCAGGCTACCGACGCCGATTATCGGGCGTTTCGGCTCACGTTGGCCGCCGAAATTGCCCGCACGTATTTTCTGATTCGTGGTAACGATGCTGAGCAGGCTGTTTTTCGCCGGAATATCCAGGCCCGCGACTCGACGGTAGCCATTGCCCGCGAGCGTTTTCGGGTGGGTTTGGCGGATATTTTGGATGCCCAACGCGCCGAAACCGACGTGGCTCAGCTCCGGGTACAACTGGTAAGCCTGCAACGCGCCCGCACTGAGCTGGTCAACGGATTGGCACAGCTGGTGGCACAAGAACCCGCTACGTTTACACTCAACTCCGGCGACTTACCAGCGGCCGTACCAGCGTTGCCGGGTGCCGTATCGACCGCCGATCTGGCGCGTCGTCGGCCCGATCTGCAGCAGTTCGAGCGGCAGATCCAAATTGCCGGGGCGCAGCTTACGTTGCAGCAGGCCGCTACCCGCCCCAGGGTTACGGTGGTTGGGTCGGGGGGCTTGTTGTCGGGGCAATTGCCGTACTGGCCCGCGCCGAGCAGTGCCACGTATCTGCTGGGGGTCAATGCGTCGGTGCCGTTGTACGAAGGTCGCCGGAATCGGGAGCTGATCAATCTTTCGCGGCAGCAAACCCAAACAAGCCAGCAAACCTACCAGCAGGCTATTCAGGTAGCCGGGCGGGAAGTTGAAACGGCCGTAGACAACCTAACGCTCATTCGGGAGCAGCTTACCGCACAGACGCAGGTATTGACCCTCGCCCGAACGACCGAACGCTACAACCGCGAGCGGTACGTGCGTGGCCTGACCACGTACCTCGAAGTGCTGGATGCTCAACGGACCATTCTGACGGCCGAGCAAACGCTGGTGCAGCTGCGGGCTCAGGAAGTACAGTATGCCGTAGCACTGCTGCGGGCCGTTGGGGGAGATTTCTGA
- a CDS encoding cadherin-like domain-containing protein, producing the protein MKRSFPSSSWVIGFVLGVLCLMSQLVQAQTPTIDLTTHEPTAVLPAGVTLEWHNALPIGPGNLLSPVQTQSATPGVYYAVFNYGGTPVCYSQPSYLRVITNVCPATTVDLQTAVDAAATPVGSVVTYHTALTGAGTVDGTSQLTPAQVAAAPTSLSGTTYYVAYFDPVANCYSQPSPIVAVTTNCCLVTGITPVLSASAITNICPVTTINLSAITANNAPASTSLTWHSGTPATAANQLLSITAVSAGTYFAAFFDPINNCYSGTAVTPVTATTVLCAQPPVARGDIANTNVNTPVSGNVLTNDTDPQGLPLTASLLTQPAAGTVVLSPTGSFTYTPPAGFTGTVSFCYTASNTAGLSASACVSVNVNPQPSLLANDAPIANNDNTLTRSGVAVTVAVLANDSDPDSATSLAGQLANPTLLAQPTVGTAVVNANGTVTYTPPVGFTGVVSFPYQVCDGASPALCATALVTVVVQPTPPAGTTLAPVAVDDALLTSVNTPGVGNVSGNDRDPQGLPLTYVSGQPVSGTVVLSPTGSYTYTPAAGFVGPDSFTYSVCNSAGLCDKATVSVLVQQPVNNALVLRLKVMLQGALVGGSGGLMRDDLRSRGFLPATEPYTAIGGARFTHVNGGGGETMPASVTAQNVGTGNAVVDWVFVELRNPANMSVVVATRAALVQRDGDVVLASDGVSPLSFTGLSGTSFYVSVKHRNHLGVMTASAIPLSTTGTLVDFTSLTGPQLYNTVIGAFNYEGWEQINVNGVQALWAGNANHDVKVKYQGSANDLITIFSEVIQAQTSIGITNPIYNYDNALGYYFGDVNMDGKVKYQGTSNDTSLIFTNVITNYRTDTMMNVDRLYNFDFMLEQIP; encoded by the coding sequence GTGAAACGATCATTTCCAAGTTCAAGTTGGGTAATAGGCTTCGTGCTGGGGGTTCTGTGTCTGATGAGCCAATTGGTTCAGGCCCAGACGCCCACTATCGACCTGACTACCCACGAGCCAACGGCAGTATTGCCGGCTGGCGTCACGCTGGAGTGGCATAATGCGCTGCCCATTGGTCCCGGCAATCTGTTGTCGCCGGTACAAACGCAGTCGGCCACACCGGGTGTTTATTACGCGGTATTCAATTACGGAGGCACGCCGGTTTGTTACAGCCAGCCGTCGTACCTGCGCGTGATTACCAACGTGTGCCCGGCCACAACCGTTGATCTGCAAACGGCGGTCGATGCTGCGGCTACCCCCGTGGGCTCGGTAGTGACCTACCACACGGCCCTCACTGGGGCAGGTACGGTGGACGGAACGAGCCAGTTAACACCTGCTCAAGTGGCTGCGGCTCCGACCTCACTGTCGGGTACTACGTACTATGTGGCTTACTTCGATCCGGTTGCAAACTGTTATTCGCAGCCGAGCCCGATTGTGGCCGTCACAACGAACTGTTGTCTCGTAACGGGCATTACGCCTGTGCTGTCGGCTTCGGCAATCACGAACATTTGCCCGGTTACTACGATCAATCTGAGCGCGATTACGGCGAATAATGCCCCTGCCAGCACATCACTGACCTGGCATTCGGGCACTCCGGCTACGGCAGCTAACCAGTTGCTGAGCATTACGGCTGTATCGGCCGGTACGTATTTTGCCGCTTTTTTCGATCCGATCAATAATTGCTACAGTGGCACAGCGGTGACGCCCGTCACGGCGACGACGGTATTGTGCGCACAGCCACCGGTTGCTCGTGGGGACATTGCCAATACGAACGTGAACACGCCGGTCTCGGGCAACGTGCTCACCAACGACACCGATCCGCAGGGACTGCCCCTGACGGCCTCGCTGCTCACCCAGCCCGCGGCTGGTACGGTGGTGCTGAGCCCCACGGGTAGCTTCACCTACACGCCCCCGGCAGGCTTTACTGGCACGGTGAGCTTCTGCTACACGGCCTCCAACACAGCGGGGCTGAGTGCCAGTGCCTGCGTGAGCGTGAACGTCAACCCCCAGCCGAGCCTGCTGGCCAACGATGCGCCCATTGCCAACAACGACAACACGCTCACCCGCTCGGGGGTAGCGGTGACGGTGGCGGTGCTGGCCAACGATTCGGACCCTGACTCGGCCACGAGCCTGGCCGGCCAGCTGGCCAACCCCACGCTGCTCGCCCAGCCCACGGTGGGCACGGCGGTGGTGAACGCCAATGGGACGGTGACCTACACCCCGCCGGTAGGCTTCACGGGTGTGGTGAGCTTCCCCTATCAGGTGTGTGACGGAGCTAGCCCGGCGCTGTGCGCGACGGCCCTGGTGACGGTGGTGGTACAGCCGACCCCGCCTGCGGGCACGACGCTGGCCCCGGTAGCGGTAGACGATGCGTTGCTGACATCGGTGAACACGCCGGGCGTGGGCAACGTGTCGGGTAACGACCGGGATCCGCAGGGCTTGCCGCTGACGTACGTGAGTGGTCAGCCGGTGAGTGGGACGGTGGTGCTGTCGCCGACGGGCAGCTACACCTACACCCCGGCAGCGGGTTTTGTGGGTCCTGACAGCTTCACCTACAGTGTGTGCAACTCGGCGGGCTTGTGCGACAAGGCCACCGTGAGCGTACTGGTGCAACAACCGGTCAACAATGCTCTGGTGTTGCGCCTGAAGGTGATGCTTCAGGGCGCACTGGTGGGTGGATCGGGTGGCCTCATGCGCGACGATCTTCGTAGCCGCGGCTTCCTGCCAGCCACCGAACCCTACACCGCCATTGGGGGCGCTCGCTTCACCCATGTCAATGGGGGAGGGGGCGAAACCATGCCCGCCAGTGTGACGGCACAGAATGTCGGTACCGGCAACGCGGTTGTTGACTGGGTGTTTGTGGAGTTGCGTAACCCCGCCAATATGTCGGTGGTAGTAGCAACACGGGCGGCTCTGGTGCAACGTGATGGCGATGTGGTGCTGGCGAGCGATGGCGTATCGCCCCTGAGCTTCACGGGTCTGTCGGGTACCAGTTTCTACGTCAGCGTGAAGCACCGGAACCACCTGGGTGTGATGACAGCATCGGCCATCCCGCTCTCTACGACGGGTACGCTTGTCGATTTTACTTCACTCACAGGACCACAGCTGTACAACACAGTTATTGGTGCCTTCAACTACGAAGGTTGGGAGCAGATCAATGTAAACGGGGTACAGGCCTTGTGGGCGGGTAACGCCAACCACGATGTGAAGGTGAAGTACCAGGGGTCGGCCAACGACCTGATTACGATCTTCTCGGAAGTGATCCAGGCACAAACGAGCATCGGCATTACCAATCCGATTTATAACTACGACAACGCACTCGGCTACTATTTCGGGGACGTAAACATGGACGGCAAAGTGAAGTACCAGGGTACCAGCAACGATACCTCGCTCATCTTTACCAACGTGATTACCAACTACCGTACCGATACCATGATGAACGTAGATCGGTTGTACAACTTTGACTTTATGCTTGAGCAAATTCCATAA
- a CDS encoding Gfo/Idh/MocA family protein, whose translation MAQNLIESGANRRDFLKTSGLFTGAAILSQLPFGSRAAGYHASVDDTIKIALVGCGGRGTGAAQQALNTKQNVKIVAIADAFQDRVDKAYSGLMQRPDAAAKVDLPKERQFVGLDAYKQAIALADVVILATPPGFRPGHFEEAVRQNKHIFMEKPVATDAPGIRRVLAAAEEAKKKKLNVVVGLQRHYQKNYREAIKRIHGGAIGDIVGGSVYWISGGVWMNPRKPEQTELEYQMRNWYYFNWLCGDHIVEQHVHNIDVANWVKNGYPVSCQGTGGRQVRNSKEHGEIFDHHVVDFTYADGTVINSQCRHYEGTYSKVDEMFIGTKGRIDSFGKNTILKTHKGQALYTHPNDPKKPDGNPYQVEHDELFAAIAAGQYKFADAENGAKSTMTSIMGRMATYSGKQVKWEEALNSDINLFPDTLAWDAKPKLLPGPDGYYPVAVPGKTITV comes from the coding sequence ATGGCCCAGAATCTAATTGAATCAGGCGCGAACCGACGTGATTTTTTGAAAACATCAGGACTTTTTACGGGAGCGGCTATATTGAGCCAACTCCCTTTTGGTAGCCGGGCCGCCGGGTATCACGCATCGGTAGATGATACCATCAAAATTGCCCTTGTAGGTTGTGGCGGCCGGGGTACTGGTGCTGCACAGCAGGCATTGAATACAAAGCAGAATGTAAAGATTGTGGCTATTGCCGATGCGTTTCAGGATCGTGTCGACAAAGCGTACAGTGGCCTCATGCAACGCCCCGACGCAGCCGCTAAGGTTGATCTGCCCAAGGAGCGTCAGTTTGTCGGCCTTGATGCCTACAAACAGGCGATTGCTCTGGCCGATGTGGTTATTCTGGCCACTCCGCCGGGTTTCCGGCCGGGCCATTTCGAAGAGGCTGTACGGCAGAACAAGCACATCTTCATGGAGAAGCCCGTAGCCACCGATGCGCCGGGTATCCGCCGGGTGCTGGCCGCTGCTGAGGAAGCTAAGAAAAAGAAGCTGAACGTAGTGGTTGGTTTACAGCGCCATTATCAGAAAAACTACCGCGAGGCCATCAAACGAATTCACGGCGGAGCTATTGGCGATATTGTCGGGGGCAGCGTGTATTGGATCAGCGGGGGCGTCTGGATGAATCCCCGTAAGCCCGAACAAACGGAGCTGGAGTATCAAATGCGCAACTGGTATTACTTCAACTGGCTCTGTGGCGACCATATCGTAGAACAGCACGTTCACAACATCGACGTGGCTAACTGGGTGAAAAATGGTTATCCGGTATCGTGTCAGGGAACGGGTGGTCGTCAGGTACGCAACAGCAAAGAACATGGCGAGATTTTCGACCACCACGTAGTTGACTTCACGTATGCCGACGGTACGGTGATCAACAGCCAATGCCGGCATTACGAAGGAACGTACAGCAAAGTCGATGAGATGTTTATCGGTACCAAAGGCCGCATTGACTCATTTGGTAAGAATACGATCCTGAAAACGCACAAAGGGCAGGCTCTGTACACCCACCCGAATGACCCCAAAAAGCCCGATGGCAACCCGTATCAGGTTGAGCACGACGAGCTGTTTGCGGCTATTGCAGCTGGTCAGTATAAATTTGCTGATGCCGAAAACGGGGCTAAAAGTACCATGACCTCTATCATGGGTCGGATGGCGACCTATTCGGGCAAGCAAGTGAAATGGGAGGAAGCGCTGAATTCGGACATTAACCTCTTCCCCGACACGTTGGCCTGGGATGCGAAGCCGAAGCTTCTGCCGGGGCCGGATGGTTACTATCCAGTAGCAGTACCCGGTAAGACCATTACGGTGTAA
- a CDS encoding DUF952 domain-containing protein encodes MTTLIYHVTTQPDWQRQATEAVYRADSLETEGFIHLSQDHQVAGVLDRYYHNVPDRLLLHVDPDKLTAELKYEPSTDNELFPHLYGPIDKVAIVEVEKL; translated from the coding sequence ATGACGACACTCATTTACCACGTAACCACGCAGCCCGACTGGCAGCGGCAGGCTACCGAGGCTGTTTACCGGGCCGATAGTCTGGAAACCGAGGGCTTTATTCACCTCTCGCAAGACCATCAGGTAGCGGGTGTGCTCGACCGTTACTACCACAACGTACCCGACCGGCTACTGCTGCATGTCGATCCCGACAAGCTGACCGCCGAACTCAAATACGAACCCTCTACGGACAACGAATTATTTCCGCACCTCTACGGGCCTATCGACAAGGTAGCCATTGTGGAGGTTGAAAAACTATAG
- a CDS encoding efflux RND transporter periplasmic adaptor subunit, whose protein sequence is MKRFILWLIPLALIALFVLVGVMPRIRNQQELKAAAEAERSREPVVNAIPLRQGVDSAGLSLPGQIRPFMETPIRARTQGFVRKRLVDIGASVGQGQLLATLDVPELEQDIARARADLQLAQSNLSRVTSVTLPGAVARQDIDNRQAAVQVSEAGLKRLQTLRSLQEIRAPFPGIITSRAVEVGDLISPTSAQPMYMLAQLDRLRVFVDVPQNFYQQVQIGMPATVVVPELKNRTLMGTVVRTAGALNNSTRTLLTEVVIPNPGRAIPSGLYAQVKFAARSQGQNAVLLPANALKITPQGPMTVVLDPDMKVRFQPVTLGRDYGTTIEVTSGLTGNERVVTNPNDRLKDGMKVRLRQSGGGAKETKV, encoded by the coding sequence ATGAAACGTTTTATACTCTGGCTTATTCCCCTTGCGCTCATTGCCTTGTTTGTGCTGGTTGGCGTGATGCCCCGGATTCGTAACCAGCAGGAGCTGAAGGCCGCTGCCGAAGCCGAGCGCAGCCGCGAACCGGTGGTCAACGCTATTCCGCTCCGGCAGGGTGTCGATTCGGCGGGGCTTTCGTTGCCCGGTCAGATTCGGCCATTCATGGAAACCCCCATCCGCGCCCGTACGCAGGGTTTTGTGCGGAAAAGGCTGGTCGATATTGGTGCTTCGGTAGGGCAGGGGCAACTGCTGGCTACCCTCGACGTGCCCGAACTGGAGCAGGATATTGCCCGCGCCCGCGCCGACCTGCAACTGGCTCAGTCTAACCTGAGCCGCGTAACAAGTGTAACGCTGCCCGGTGCCGTTGCCCGGCAGGACATCGACAACCGGCAGGCGGCTGTGCAGGTGAGCGAGGCTGGCCTGAAGCGGTTGCAGACCCTGCGGAGCTTGCAGGAAATCCGGGCGCCGTTTCCGGGCATTATCACAAGCCGGGCCGTGGAAGTCGGTGACCTCATTTCGCCCACAAGCGCACAGCCTATGTATATGCTGGCGCAGCTCGACCGGCTGCGGGTGTTTGTCGATGTGCCGCAGAACTTCTACCAGCAGGTGCAAATTGGTATGCCTGCCACGGTGGTGGTGCCTGAGCTCAAAAACCGCACCCTTATGGGCACCGTAGTCCGTACGGCCGGCGCTCTGAACAACAGCACCCGTACGTTGCTCACCGAGGTGGTGATTCCCAATCCGGGCCGGGCTATTCCGTCAGGTTTGTATGCGCAGGTGAAATTTGCCGCCCGTTCGCAGGGGCAGAATGCCGTACTGCTACCTGCCAATGCACTCAAGATTACGCCACAGGGGCCCATGACCGTGGTGCTTGACCCTGACATGAAAGTGCGTTTTCAACCGGTAACCCTCGGCCGCGACTATGGTACCACTATTGAAGTAACGAGCGGCCTGACGGGTAACGAGCGCGTGGTGACCAACCCCAACGACCGCCTGAAAGATGGTATGAAGGTACGCTTGCGGCAGTCGGGTGGGGGAGCCAAAGAAACCAAAGTATAG